In Saccharothrix violaceirubra, the following are encoded in one genomic region:
- a CDS encoding 5-formyltetrahydrofolate cyclo-ligase gives MTSDERDRKTTERARLRAARRSAPAAPMSAEGLAAVEAFGVVPGGTVCAYWAVGSEPGSRAMLDALSAFRVLLPVVAGDGPLDWAVYAPDALRAGPYGLLEPSGPLLGVSAVASAAVVLVPALAVDHAGVRLGKGGGYYDRTLAAATGALVAVVRDEEFVEVLPAEPHDVRMDAVVTPGRGVVRLPL, from the coding sequence ATGACGTCCGATGAACGTGACCGGAAGACGACGGAGCGCGCACGGCTGCGCGCCGCTCGGCGTAGTGCCCCGGCGGCGCCCATGTCGGCCGAAGGGCTCGCGGCGGTGGAGGCGTTCGGCGTCGTTCCCGGTGGAACGGTGTGCGCGTATTGGGCGGTGGGCTCGGAACCGGGGTCGCGGGCGATGCTGGACGCGTTGTCGGCGTTCCGTGTCCTGTTGCCGGTCGTGGCAGGGGACGGACCGTTGGATTGGGCGGTGTACGCGCCTGACGCCCTGCGCGCGGGGCCATACGGATTGCTCGAACCTTCCGGTCCGCTGCTGGGCGTGTCGGCCGTCGCGTCGGCGGCGGTCGTGCTCGTGCCGGCGTTGGCGGTGGACCACGCGGGCGTGCGGTTGGGGAAGGGCGGCGGGTATTACGACCGGACGTTGGCGGCGGCGACGGGTGCGTTGGTGGCGGTGGTGCGCGACGAGGAGTTCGTGGAGGTGCTTCCGGCTGAACCGCATGACGTCCGGATGGACGCGGTGGTGACTCCGGGGCGTGGTGTGGTCCGTCTCCCGTTGTGA
- a CDS encoding trypsin-like peptidase domain-containing protein, whose translation MTENEPQRPESNPSSDGSDPGRDRPEWTDRNSGADAVQGGVAPAAGATVPRDPGSRDVVQGDAAGPDRSAAPGAWQGAPARPAENSSSGRSPAASGSGVAAPGSTRPADFSTQEVESGPTATHGLPGASTGSTVGGGSATGHPAADAFGGEGSSSGGSPEAEGASPGVGHPSGGSFASGSSAGGVDRGPSVGTGHPSGPGGDQGAAGGPYGNADGQAATTAFGTYGQAAPHGAAASPWERPSTDSGAWAQQGFPRHPYQGVPGQPQSFGAPVPRAPRSRGRVAAGVAALVLVVGGLAGGIGGYVGYQAANDRTSAVSNALDAAPPVRQSGNTAEGTIESVARKVLPTVVQVQLSGGTGSGFVISSDGLVLTNNHVVESAASGGAIKVQFQDGKIADARIVGRDPSSDLAVIKVQGVSGLPTAELGSSGDLKVGQQVVAVGSPFDLAGTVTSGIVSSLDRPVRAGGEQGSQATVLNAVQTDAAINPGNSGGPLVDMNGRVIGINSAIYSPNSSQTSQGGSVGIGFAIPIDQARRTAKELSETGKATQTVLGVQVTDVQEGGAQVREVSGGGAAEQAGVKAGDVITKFGDRPIDTSDALVAAVRSRAPGDKVKLTIGDKTVEVTLGSQPVETR comes from the coding sequence ATGACCGAGAACGAGCCTCAGCGGCCGGAGTCGAACCCGTCGTCGGACGGCTCGGACCCCGGTCGTGACCGTCCCGAGTGGACGGACAGGAACTCCGGTGCCGACGCCGTGCAGGGCGGCGTCGCACCGGCCGCGGGGGCGACCGTCCCCCGCGACCCCGGTTCGCGGGACGTCGTGCAGGGCGACGCCGCCGGACCGGACCGGTCGGCCGCGCCGGGAGCCTGGCAGGGTGCCCCCGCGCGACCGGCCGAAAACTCGTCCTCCGGACGATCTCCAGCCGCGTCGGGGTCGGGCGTGGCAGCGCCCGGTTCCACGCGGCCGGCGGACTTCTCCACCCAGGAGGTGGAATCGGGCCCGACCGCGACGCACGGTCTGCCCGGCGCTTCGACCGGTTCCACCGTCGGCGGGGGTTCCGCGACGGGCCACCCGGCCGCCGACGCGTTCGGCGGCGAGGGCTCCTCGTCCGGCGGTTCTCCCGAGGCCGAGGGCGCTTCGCCCGGTGTGGGCCACCCCTCCGGCGGCTCGTTCGCGAGCGGCTCGTCGGCGGGTGGCGTCGACCGGGGTCCTTCGGTCGGCACGGGCCACCCGTCCGGGCCCGGTGGTGACCAGGGAGCCGCGGGCGGTCCGTACGGGAACGCCGATGGCCAGGCCGCCACGACGGCGTTCGGCACCTACGGCCAAGCCGCACCGCACGGCGCCGCGGCGAGTCCTTGGGAACGTCCCTCCACCGACTCGGGAGCCTGGGCGCAGCAGGGCTTTCCGCGGCACCCCTACCAGGGTGTTCCGGGTCAGCCCCAGTCCTTCGGGGCTCCCGTGCCGCGGGCGCCCAGGAGCCGGGGGCGGGTCGCGGCGGGGGTCGCGGCGCTCGTCCTCGTGGTCGGCGGGCTGGCCGGCGGCATCGGCGGCTACGTCGGGTACCAGGCCGCGAACGACCGGACGTCCGCGGTGAGCAACGCGCTCGACGCGGCGCCGCCCGTGCGGCAGTCCGGCAACACGGCCGAGGGGACCATCGAGTCGGTCGCGCGGAAGGTACTGCCGACCGTGGTCCAGGTGCAGCTCAGCGGCGGCACCGGGTCCGGCTTCGTGATCAGCTCCGACGGGCTCGTGCTGACCAACAACCACGTCGTCGAGTCGGCCGCGAGCGGCGGCGCGATCAAGGTGCAGTTCCAGGACGGCAAGATCGCCGACGCCCGCATCGTGGGTCGTGACCCGTCGTCCGACCTGGCCGTGATCAAGGTCCAGGGCGTGTCCGGGCTGCCGACCGCCGAACTCGGCTCGTCCGGCGACCTGAAGGTCGGTCAGCAGGTGGTGGCCGTCGGTTCGCCGTTCGACCTGGCCGGCACGGTCACGTCCGGCATCGTCAGCTCGCTCGACCGGCCGGTGCGCGCGGGCGGCGAGCAGGGCAGCCAGGCCACCGTGCTCAACGCCGTGCAGACCGACGCCGCGATCAACCCCGGCAACTCCGGCGGGCCGCTGGTCGACATGAACGGCCGCGTGATCGGCATCAACTCCGCGATCTACAGCCCCAACTCCAGCCAGACGTCGCAGGGCGGCTCGGTCGGCATCGGCTTCGCCATCCCGATCGACCAGGCCCGGCGCACGGCCAAGGAACTCAGCGAGACCGGCAAGGCCACCCAGACCGTGCTCGGCGTGCAGGTCACCGACGTCCAGGAGGGCGGCGCGCAGGTCCGCGAGGTCTCGGGCGGCGGCGCGGCCGAGCAGGCGGGCGTCAAGGCGGGCGACGTGATCACCAAGTTCGGCGACCGCCCGATCGACACGTCCGACGCGCTCGTGGCCGCCGTGCGGTCCCGGGCACCGGGCGACAAGGTCAAGCTCACGATCGGCGACAAGACCGTGGAGGTCACCCTCGGCAGCCAGCCTGTCGAGACCCGCTGA
- the mscL gene encoding large-conductance mechanosensitive channel protein MscL, which translates to MIKGFKDFLMRGNVIDLAVAVVIGAAFNAIVTAFTSNLINPLIALFGGNDVKGLAVQLGSTDKTVIDFGAIITAVINFVIVAAVVYFIFVLPMNKIKERRKRGEEPGPAEPTDVELLKEIRDLLAAQQRRD; encoded by the coding sequence GTGATCAAGGGCTTCAAGGACTTCCTCATGCGCGGCAACGTCATCGACCTGGCCGTGGCCGTGGTCATCGGCGCCGCGTTCAACGCGATCGTCACGGCGTTCACGTCGAACCTGATCAACCCGCTCATCGCGCTCTTCGGCGGCAACGACGTCAAGGGCCTCGCCGTCCAGCTCGGCAGCACGGACAAGACCGTCATCGACTTCGGCGCGATCATCACCGCAGTGATCAACTTCGTGATCGTCGCGGCGGTCGTCTACTTCATCTTCGTACTGCCCATGAACAAGATCAAGGAGCGGCGCAAGCGCGGCGAGGAGCCCGGTCCCGCCGAGCCGACCGACGTGGAACTGCTCAAGGAGATCCGCGACCTCCTGGCCGCCCAGCAGCGCCGCGACTGA
- a CDS encoding FmdB family zinc ribbon protein, producing the protein MPTYQYACTECDHRFEAVQSFSDAALAECPQCTGRLRKLYGAVGVVFKGSGFYRTDNRSSATGSSSTTTSAKTESTSSASTKSESTSSTAAAS; encoded by the coding sequence GTGCCGACCTATCAGTACGCCTGCACCGAGTGCGATCACCGGTTCGAAGCGGTGCAGTCCTTCTCCGACGCCGCGTTGGCCGAGTGCCCGCAGTGCACCGGCAGGCTGCGCAAGCTCTACGGCGCCGTGGGCGTGGTGTTCAAGGGCAGCGGCTTCTACCGGACGGACAACAGGTCGTCCGCCACCGGTTCCTCGTCGACGACGACGTCCGCGAAGACCGAGTCCACTTCTTCCGCTTCGACGAAGAGCGAGTCCACTTCGTCCACCGCGGCGGCTTCCTGA
- a CDS encoding MogA/MoaB family molybdenum cofactor biosynthesis protein — protein sequence MERSAQRLGRALVVIVDDRVAHGEHDDSTGPLVTELLEEAGFIVDGTVAVEGEVVGIRAALNTAVIGGVDLVVTVGGTGVSPRDVTPDATQGVLDRPIAGIAEALRASGLAAGAVDAGISRGLVGVSGSTLVVNLAGSRSAVRDGMATLTALVPYVIEQLSGLDEA from the coding sequence ATGGAACGCAGCGCGCAGCGCCTGGGACGCGCCCTTGTCGTGATCGTGGACGACCGGGTGGCGCACGGTGAGCACGACGACAGCACGGGACCGCTGGTCACCGAGTTGCTTGAGGAGGCGGGTTTCATCGTCGACGGCACGGTCGCCGTCGAAGGCGAGGTCGTCGGCATCCGGGCCGCGCTCAACACGGCGGTCATCGGCGGTGTCGACCTCGTGGTGACGGTGGGCGGCACCGGCGTGTCGCCCCGCGACGTCACGCCGGACGCCACGCAGGGCGTCCTCGACCGGCCGATCGCCGGCATCGCGGAGGCATTGCGCGCGTCGGGTCTGGCGGCGGGTGCGGTCGACGCGGGCATCTCGCGCGGCCTGGTCGGCGTGTCGGGCAGCACCCTGGTGGTGAACCTGGCGGGTTCACGATCGGCGGTCCGCGACGGCATGGCCACCTTGACGGCGCTGGTGCCTTACGTGATCGAGCAACTCTCGGGCTTGGACGAGGCGTGA
- a CDS encoding SAF domain-containing protein, which translates to MHNLRKVLAVLSALTGLFLLLRPAPPTTTVLLTTRDLPPGVPLAKEDVRTTEIPATLAPPGAATPTSAEGRTLGSPAGAGEILTDARLTTADPDTATVAVKPTDPAVLTLLKPGGRVDVVTETGVLAENATVIAVHDNTVVVLSTDATTAARVATESLTHPLAVTVH; encoded by the coding sequence ATGCACAACCTCCGCAAAGTCTTGGCGGTCCTGTCGGCACTGACCGGCCTGTTCCTGCTGCTGCGTCCGGCACCCCCGACCACCACGGTCCTGCTGACGACCCGCGACCTGCCGCCCGGCGTCCCCCTGGCCAAGGAGGACGTGCGGACGACGGAGATCCCCGCCACCCTGGCCCCACCGGGCGCCGCGACACCCACGTCCGCCGAGGGCAGGACCCTGGGGTCACCCGCCGGCGCGGGCGAGATCCTCACCGACGCGCGCCTGACGACCGCGGATCCGGATACCGCGACCGTGGCCGTGAAGCCGACGGACCCGGCCGTCCTCACCCTGCTGAAGCCGGGCGGGCGGGTGGATGTGGTCACGGAAACCGGCGTGCTGGCCGAGAACGCGACAGTGATCGCCGTCCACGACAACACGGTCGTGGTCCTGTCGACGGACGCCACCACAGCGGCCCGCGTGGCCACCGAGTCCCTGACCCATCCGTTGGCGGTCACCGTCCACTAA